One genomic region from Esox lucius isolate fEsoLuc1 chromosome 24, fEsoLuc1.pri, whole genome shotgun sequence encodes:
- the slc16a13 gene encoding monocarboxylate transporter 13 — MASPQALKGPRSQPASPDGGRGRGWMMVGALFMCSALVFGIIRSLGVFFVEFVLYFGESAQAISWITSIGLAMQQCISPVGTALCNAYGARPVVMAGGFLSGLGIILASQATCVTHLYLTMGIISGSGWALVFTPMVASVMQYFTLRRSLAMALGFTGIGLSSFVFSPFFQLLLEMYAWRGALLILGGLSLNMVACGALIRPLGAPKAVAALAPGKQVWSCSSILWRCYSYLELSLLFQRPFLTYSLALSFFNCGYFVPYVHLVAHSRHEGFTEYQAAFVISATGISDIVGRVVAGWSSDLGRFRLLHLLTLWTGLTGLFLLLLPLGSMGGTSYPGLLTVGLLYGFCSGAMTPLVFAAVPEIVGMERMLGALGLLQMIESSGGLLGAPLSGWLKDQTGSYTASFLVAGGFLLLGTMVTTTLPHFWSCANPSALRRDTQNQSQQDQGPEIGLMTSSISDKLNYIENKPHPQLDHNGLQAEPAEHITLNQSRTSDDNTKC, encoded by the exons ATGGCCAGTCCACAAGCCCTCAAAGGGCCCCGGAGCCAGCCGGCATCTCCAGATGGGGGCCGGGGCCGGGGCTGGATGATGGTGGGTGCCCTGTTCATGTGCTCCGCCCTGGTGTTTGGGATCATCCGTAGCCTGGGGGTCTTCTTCGTGGAGTTCGTGCTGTACTTTGGGGAAAGTGCCCAGGCCATCTCCTGGATCACGTCAATTGGACTGGCTATGCAGCAGTGCATCA GTCCGGTGGGCACAGCGCTGTGTAATGCGTACGGAGCCAGACCTGTGGTGATGGCGGGAGGTTTTCTCTCCGGACTGGGCATCATCCTGGCCTCGCAGGCCACCTGCGTCACACACCTCTACCTCACCATGGGCATCATCTCAG GTTCTGGATGGGCACTGGTCTTCACCCCCATGGTGGCGTCGGTGATGCAGTACTTCACGCTGCGGCGCTCCCTGGCCATGGCGCTGGGCTTCACGGGTATAGGCCTGTCGTCGTTCGTCTTCTCGCCCTTCTTCCAGCTGCTCTTGGAGATGTATGCCTGGCGTGGGGCCCTGCTCATCCTGGGCGGCCTCAGTCTCAACATGGTGGCCTGCGGGGCCCTCATCAGGCCCCTGGGGGCCCCCAAGGCTGTAGCAGCG ttGGCCCCGGGTAAACAGGTCTGGTCCTGCTCCTCCATCCTATGGCGGTGTTACTCCTACCTGGagctgtctctcctctttcagCGGCCTTTCCTCACCTACAGCCTGGCCCTCTCCTTTTTCAACTGCGGCTACTTCGTGCCATATGTCCACCTGGTGGCCCACAGTCGTCACGAGGGCTTCACTGAGTACCAG GCTGCCTTCGTCATCTCGGCCACAGGTATAAGCGACATTGTGGGCCGTGTGGTGGCCGGCTGGTCCTCTGACCTGGGTCGCTTCCGCCTCCTCCACCTGCTGACCCTCTGGACGGGCCTGACgggcctcttcctcctcctcctgcccctGGGCTCCATGGGCGGGACATCCTACCCGGGTCTGCTGACCGTCGGCCTGCTTTACGGGTTCTGCTCCGGCGCCATGACCCCGCTGGTGTTCGCCGCAGTGCCGGAGATCGTGGGCATGGAACGGATGCTGGGCGCTCTGGGGCTCCTGCAGATGATCGAGAGCTCGGGCGGACTGCTGGGGGCACCGCTGTCAG GTTGGCTAAAGGATCAGACGGGGAGTTACACCGCTTCCTTTTTGGTCGCCGGGGGATTCCTCCTGCTGGGTACCATGGTAACAACCACTCTGCCTCACTTCTGGTCCTGTGCTAACCCGTCCGCTCTCCGGAGAGACACCCAGAATCAGAGTCAGCAGGACCAGGGTCCCGAAATCGGCCTTATGACAAGCTCCATATCAGACAAACTGAACTACATAGAGAACAAACCACACCCTCAACTGGACCATAATGGCCTCCAGGCGGAACCGGCCGAGCACATCACTCTAAACCAAAGCAGGACCAGTGATGACAATACCAAATGCTGA